A stretch of Dromaius novaehollandiae isolate bDroNov1 chromosome 8, bDroNov1.hap1, whole genome shotgun sequence DNA encodes these proteins:
- the NMNAT2 gene encoding nicotinamide/nicotinic acid mononucleotide adenylyltransferase 2 isoform X2, whose translation MCQLAVQASDWIRVDPWECYQDTWQTTCSVLEHHRDLMKRVTGCILSNVNTPSLTPVIGQPQNESPQPIYQNNNNVSNKPTAARILGKVGESLSRICCVRPPMERFTFVDENANLGTVMRYEEIELRILLLCGSDLLESFCIPGLWNEADMEVIVGEFGIVVVPRDGADPDRIMNHSSILRKYKNNILVVRDDSNHPMSIVSSTKSRLALQHGDGHVVDYLCQPVIDYILKSQLYINASG comes from the exons ATGTGCCAGCTGGCCGTGCAGGCCTCCGACTGGATCAG GGTGGACCCCTGGGAGTGCTACCAGGACACCTGGCAGACCACCTGCAGCGTGCTGGAGCACCACCGCGACCTCATGAAA AGAGTGACGGGCTGCATCCTCTCCAACGTGAACACCCCTTCCCTGACGCCGGTGATCGGACAGCCCCAGAACGAGTCTCCGCAGCCCATCTACCAGAACAACAACAACGTTTCCAACAAGCCCACCGCAG CAAGGATCTTAGGGAAGGTGGGAGAAAGCCTGAGTCGGATTTGCTGCGTTCGCCCGCCAATGGAGCGCTTCACCTTTGTGG ATGAGAATGCGAACCTGGGGACGGTGATGCGGTACGAGGAGATCG AGCTTCGCATCCTGCTGCTGTGCGGCAGCGACCTGCTGGAGTCCTTCTGCATCCCCGGGCTCTGGAACGAGGCGGAC ATGGAGGTGATTGTCGGGGAGTTTGGGATCGTGGTGGTGCCGCGGGACGGAGCAGACCCTGACCGGATCATGAACCATTCCTCAATACTCCGCAAGTACAAA AACAACATCCTGGTGGTGAGAGACGACTCCAACCACCCCATGTCGATCGTCAGCTCGACCAAAAGCAG ACTGGCCCTGCAGCACGGGGACGGACATGTCGTGGATTACCTATGTCAGCCCGTCATCGACTACATCCTCAAGAGCCAGCTCTACATCAACGCCTCCGGCTAA
- the NMNAT2 gene encoding nicotinamide/nicotinic acid mononucleotide adenylyltransferase 2 isoform X1, translating to MTETTKTHVILLACGSFNPITKGHIQMFERARDYLHKTGRFIVIGGIVSPVHDSYGKTGLVSSRHRLTMCQLAVQASDWIRVDPWECYQDTWQTTCSVLEHHRDLMKRVTGCILSNVNTPSLTPVIGQPQNESPQPIYQNNNNVSNKPTAARILGKVGESLSRICCVRPPMERFTFVDENANLGTVMRYEEIELRILLLCGSDLLESFCIPGLWNEADMEVIVGEFGIVVVPRDGADPDRIMNHSSILRKYKNNILVVRDDSNHPMSIVSSTKSRLALQHGDGHVVDYLCQPVIDYILKSQLYINASG from the exons ATGACGGAGACCACCAAGACGCACGTTATCCTGCTGGCCTGCGGCAGCTTCAACCCCATCACCAAGGGCCACATCCAGATGTTCG AGCGAGCCCGGGACTACCTGCACAAGACCGGGCGGTTCATCGTCATCGGCGGGATCGTCTCGCCCGTCCACGACTCCTACGGCAAGACG GGCCTCGTCTCGAGCCGCCACCGCCTGACCATGTGCCAGCTGGCCGTGCAGGCCTCCGACTGGATCAG GGTGGACCCCTGGGAGTGCTACCAGGACACCTGGCAGACCACCTGCAGCGTGCTGGAGCACCACCGCGACCTCATGAAA AGAGTGACGGGCTGCATCCTCTCCAACGTGAACACCCCTTCCCTGACGCCGGTGATCGGACAGCCCCAGAACGAGTCTCCGCAGCCCATCTACCAGAACAACAACAACGTTTCCAACAAGCCCACCGCAG CAAGGATCTTAGGGAAGGTGGGAGAAAGCCTGAGTCGGATTTGCTGCGTTCGCCCGCCAATGGAGCGCTTCACCTTTGTGG ATGAGAATGCGAACCTGGGGACGGTGATGCGGTACGAGGAGATCG AGCTTCGCATCCTGCTGCTGTGCGGCAGCGACCTGCTGGAGTCCTTCTGCATCCCCGGGCTCTGGAACGAGGCGGAC ATGGAGGTGATTGTCGGGGAGTTTGGGATCGTGGTGGTGCCGCGGGACGGAGCAGACCCTGACCGGATCATGAACCATTCCTCAATACTCCGCAAGTACAAA AACAACATCCTGGTGGTGAGAGACGACTCCAACCACCCCATGTCGATCGTCAGCTCGACCAAAAGCAG ACTGGCCCTGCAGCACGGGGACGGACATGTCGTGGATTACCTATGTCAGCCCGTCATCGACTACATCCTCAAGAGCCAGCTCTACATCAACGCCTCCGGCTAA